From Achromobacter spanius, a single genomic window includes:
- a CDS encoding cupin domain-containing protein, translated as MNLDQPLPLLGNQSPNDFMRRYWQKKPLLIRQAIPAFKPPVTIAAIKKLARRDDVESRLIWRENGEWQMENGPFARLPKDNEGDWTLLVQSVDLHSDAAAELMALFRFIPDARLDDVMISVASHGGGVGPHFDSYDVFLLQAAGEREWSYGRQKDLSLEPGLPLKILSNFQPEEKAVLAPGDMLYLPPQAAHDGIAMGDGCMTISIGFRAPTQATLARGLLEAAADQVMARVGLLGGPYGEPALPGAKLSAVYRDPAQPAVDTPAALPDALVAATLETVEKLRFDDALASRFLGCWLTEPSNLSVFDAPEGMDVDLEEDWPASGRLVLDRRSRMLYRGKQLFINGETAMTPADAALRLLADARSLDCAHPACARLSEDARTCLADWLDSGWIHYRPE; from the coding sequence ATGAACCTCGACCAACCGCTGCCGCTCCTGGGCAATCAAAGCCCCAACGACTTCATGCGCCGTTACTGGCAGAAGAAGCCGCTGCTGATCCGCCAGGCCATCCCGGCCTTCAAGCCGCCCGTCACCATCGCGGCCATCAAGAAGCTCGCGCGCCGCGACGACGTGGAATCGCGCCTGATCTGGCGCGAAAACGGCGAATGGCAGATGGAGAACGGCCCGTTTGCGCGCCTGCCCAAGGACAACGAGGGCGACTGGACCCTGCTGGTGCAGAGCGTGGACCTGCACAGCGATGCGGCGGCCGAGCTGATGGCCCTGTTCCGCTTCATTCCGGACGCCCGCCTGGACGACGTGATGATCAGCGTTGCCAGCCACGGCGGCGGCGTCGGTCCGCACTTTGACAGCTACGACGTATTCCTGCTGCAGGCCGCGGGCGAGCGCGAATGGAGCTATGGCCGTCAGAAGGACCTGTCGCTGGAGCCTGGTCTGCCGCTCAAGATCCTGAGCAACTTCCAGCCCGAGGAAAAGGCGGTGCTGGCGCCCGGTGACATGCTGTACCTGCCGCCGCAGGCCGCGCATGACGGCATTGCCATGGGCGACGGCTGCATGACGATCTCCATTGGCTTTCGCGCACCGACGCAGGCGACGCTGGCGCGCGGCCTGCTGGAAGCGGCAGCCGACCAGGTCATGGCGCGCGTGGGCCTGCTGGGCGGCCCCTACGGCGAACCGGCGTTGCCCGGCGCAAAGCTGTCGGCCGTCTACCGCGATCCGGCCCAGCCGGCCGTGGACACGCCCGCGGCGCTGCCCGACGCACTGGTGGCCGCCACGCTGGAAACCGTCGAAAAGCTGCGCTTTGACGACGCCCTGGCGTCGCGCTTCCTGGGCTGCTGGCTGACCGAGCCCAGCAATCTCAGCGTGTTCGATGCGCCCGAGGGCATGGACGTGGATCTGGAGGAAGACTGGCCCGCGTCCGGCCGCCTCGTGCTGGATCGCCGCAGCCGCATGCTGTATCGCGGCAAGCAGCTCTTCATCAACGGGGAAACGGCCATGACGCCCGCGGACGCCGCGTTGCGCCTATTGGCCGACGCGCGTAGCCTGGATTGCGCGCATCCCGCTTGCGCCCGTCTGTCAGAGGACGCGCGCACCTGCCTGGCGGACTGGCTGGACTCGGGCTGGATTCATTACCGTCCCGAGTAG
- a CDS encoding endopeptidase, translated as MSKTLIIASVLAVALSACNKKEDAPAPAANPTPGASTPAPAPGGTPPASPAPTPGTTPGSGSTTPGGSTTPAS; from the coding sequence ATGAGCAAAACCTTGATTATTGCCTCGGTGCTGGCCGTTGCGCTCAGCGCTTGCAACAAGAAGGAAGATGCCCCGGCACCGGCGGCCAACCCGACTCCGGGCGCCTCCACGCCCGCGCCCGCTCCTGGCGGCACGCCGCCGGCTTCGCCCGCACCGACCCCTGGCACGACGCCCGGCTCCGGTTCGACCACTCCGGGCGGCTCGACCACCCCTGCGTCGTAA
- the bamC gene encoding outer membrane protein assembly factor BamC codes for MNKRHAGLSALMSLVLLAGCSEVNQFLGNEESVDYKSAVNQRGEPLSIPPDLTQANSDPRYRAPASGSTTFSEFQQQGVTQASAPKTSNVLPNRTDMRVERDGDLRWLVVDRPPEQVFPRLVDFWTENGFTVASNNPSAGLIETDWAENRAKIPESWLRQALGAVLESAWDSGEREKFRTRVERVNGHTEIYVSHRQMLEKRVGSDGGQVQWQNGKEDPGLNAAMLARMMVYLGTDVDNARKLVQQAEASPQRPAVQQDVRAQGASLIVSESFDRAWRRVGVALDGGGFAVEDRDRSAGDYFVRYVDTDTGEKMEQPGFFSRMFSGDKKAQAPQYRIHLVGSGEQTTVSVLDANGSPDNSPTAQRLLSVLKDKM; via the coding sequence ATGAACAAACGTCATGCCGGTTTGTCGGCATTGATGTCTCTGGTGTTGCTGGCCGGGTGCTCCGAGGTCAACCAATTCCTGGGCAATGAAGAATCAGTCGACTACAAGAGCGCAGTGAACCAACGCGGAGAGCCCCTGAGCATTCCGCCCGACCTGACGCAAGCCAACAGCGACCCCCGCTACCGCGCGCCGGCGTCCGGCTCCACCACCTTCTCTGAATTCCAGCAGCAGGGCGTAACCCAGGCCAGCGCCCCGAAGACCAGCAACGTACTGCCCAACCGCACCGACATGCGTGTCGAGCGCGACGGCGACCTGCGTTGGCTGGTGGTGGACCGCCCGCCCGAGCAGGTGTTTCCCCGCCTCGTCGACTTCTGGACCGAAAACGGCTTCACCGTCGCCAGCAACAACCCCAGCGCCGGCCTGATCGAAACAGACTGGGCCGAGAACCGTGCCAAGATCCCGGAAAGCTGGCTGCGCCAGGCGCTGGGCGCAGTGCTTGAATCGGCCTGGGATAGCGGCGAGCGCGAGAAATTCCGCACCCGCGTCGAACGCGTCAACGGCCACACCGAGATTTACGTCAGCCACCGCCAGATGCTTGAAAAGCGCGTCGGCTCCGACGGCGGTCAAGTCCAGTGGCAGAACGGCAAGGAAGACCCGGGCCTGAACGCCGCCATGCTGGCGCGCATGATGGTCTACCTGGGTACCGACGTCGACAACGCCCGCAAGCTGGTGCAGCAAGCCGAAGCCTCGCCGCAGCGTCCCGCCGTGCAGCAAGATGTCCGCGCGCAGGGTGCATCCCTCATCGTCAGCGAATCGTTCGACCGCGCATGGCGTCGTGTCGGCGTGGCGCTCGATGGCGGCGGCTTCGCTGTCGAAGACCGCGACCGTTCGGCCGGCGACTACTTCGTGCGTTATGTCGACACCGACACCGGCGAAAAGATGGAACAGCCCGGCTTCTTCAGCCGAATGTTCTCTGGCGACAAGAAGGCGCAGGCGCCCCAGTACCGCATCCACCTGGTGGGCAGCGGCGAACAGACGACCGTCTCGGTGCTGGACGCCAACGGTTCGCCTGACAACAGTCCGACGGCGCAGCGCCTGCTGAGCGTCCTGAAGGACAAGATGTAA
- the dapA gene encoding 4-hydroxy-tetrahydrodipicolinate synthase, whose amino-acid sequence MASPATAAGVNFQGSMVALVTPMQPDGSLDYAAYRSLIDWHVQEGTDALVVVGTTGESPTVSMEEHAELIRVAVEHAAGRIPVIAGVGANSTDEAIHLTRHAKAVGAHAGLSVVPYYNKPSQEGLYRHFRTIAEAVDLPTILYNVPGRTVADMSNETILRLAQVPGIIGIKDATGDIARGGLLLREAPASFQVFSGDDPTAAALILLGARGNISVTANVAPKLMRDLCAAALAGDVPKVRELNAFLARLNKALFVEANPIPVKWALAEMGRSALGYRLPLVELGAQHHATVRNALQETALL is encoded by the coding sequence ATGGCATCCCCTGCTACCGCCGCAGGCGTTAATTTCCAGGGCAGCATGGTGGCCCTGGTCACCCCAATGCAACCCGACGGCAGCCTGGACTACGCTGCCTACCGGTCGTTGATCGACTGGCACGTCCAGGAAGGCACCGACGCGCTGGTGGTGGTGGGAACCACCGGGGAGTCGCCCACGGTCTCCATGGAAGAACATGCGGAACTGATCCGCGTTGCCGTCGAACACGCCGCCGGCCGGATTCCGGTCATTGCTGGTGTGGGCGCCAACTCCACCGACGAAGCCATCCACCTGACGCGCCACGCCAAGGCGGTCGGCGCGCATGCGGGCCTGTCGGTCGTTCCGTACTACAACAAGCCGTCGCAAGAAGGCCTGTACCGCCACTTCCGCACCATCGCGGAAGCCGTCGATCTGCCCACCATCCTGTACAACGTGCCGGGCCGCACCGTTGCCGACATGAGCAACGAGACGATCCTGCGCCTTGCACAGGTGCCGGGCATCATCGGCATCAAGGACGCCACCGGCGACATCGCCCGCGGCGGCCTGCTGCTCCGCGAGGCGCCCGCCAGCTTCCAGGTCTTCAGCGGCGACGATCCCACCGCGGCAGCCCTGATCCTGCTGGGCGCGCGCGGCAATATTTCCGTCACGGCCAACGTGGCGCCCAAGCTCATGCGCGACCTCTGTGCCGCCGCCCTGGCGGGCGACGTGCCGAAGGTCCGTGAACTTAACGCGTTCCTGGCGCGTCTGAACAAGGCTTTGTTCGTTGAAGCCAACCCCATCCCCGTCAAGTGGGCGTTGGCCGAAATGGGCCGCAGCGCACTTGGCTACCGACTGCCACTGGTCGAACTTGGCGCGCAGCATCACGCAACGGTGCGCAACGCGCTCCAGGAAACGGCGCTGCTCTAA
- a CDS encoding site-2 protease family protein, whose amino-acid sequence MNDIIQTIAVYAIPVIFAITLHEAAHGYVARMLGDPTAYQAGRVSLNPARHIDPVGTLLVPVAILLASKLIGGSMLLFGWAKPVPVDFGRLRRPKKDMAWVALAGPAANLFMAILWALSLRLLVESDQHESFWSQMAVAGINVNLVLMALNLLPILPLDGGRILFSLLPNRLAWQYSKIEPYGLIIVIVLLVTNVLWLLMQPVLALGWIIVRWFV is encoded by the coding sequence ATGAATGACATCATCCAAACCATTGCGGTCTACGCGATACCGGTTATCTTCGCCATCACCCTGCACGAAGCCGCGCACGGCTACGTGGCGCGCATGCTGGGCGATCCAACCGCCTACCAGGCCGGACGGGTCAGCCTGAATCCGGCGCGGCACATCGATCCCGTCGGCACGCTGCTGGTGCCGGTCGCCATCCTGCTGGCCTCCAAGCTTATCGGCGGCTCCATGCTGCTCTTCGGCTGGGCCAAGCCGGTCCCGGTCGACTTCGGCCGCCTGCGCCGTCCCAAAAAGGACATGGCCTGGGTGGCGCTGGCCGGACCGGCAGCCAATTTGTTCATGGCGATCCTGTGGGCGCTGTCTCTGCGCCTGCTCGTGGAAAGCGACCAGCATGAAAGCTTCTGGTCTCAAATGGCCGTGGCGGGTATCAACGTCAACCTCGTGCTGATGGCGCTCAACCTGCTGCCCATTCTTCCGCTGGACGGCGGTCGCATCCTGTTCAGCCTGCTGCCCAACCGTCTGGCGTGGCAATACTCGAAAATCGAGCCGTATGGCTTGATCATCGTCATTGTCCTGTTGGTCACCAATGTGCTCTGGTTATTGATGCAACCGGTGCTCGCGCTGGGATGGATAATCGTTCGGTGGTTTGTGTAA
- a CDS encoding L-threonylcarbamoyladenylate synthase, with amino-acid sequence MALYFSVHPANPQPRLLKQAAQWLNDGGLVAVPTDSSYAVVARLDDKSAADGLRRLRGLDERHHLTVLCRDLAEIGHFARVDNKQYRLLKAATPGPWTFILEATKEVPRRVSHPSRKTIGIRVPDHAVLLGLLEQAGSPLLSTTLIPKDETEALNDAEEIRERYDHDLAAIIDAGACPQAPTTVIDLTGEEPVVVRLGRGDPATLGLV; translated from the coding sequence ATGGCTTTGTACTTCTCTGTCCACCCTGCAAATCCCCAGCCGCGGCTGCTCAAGCAAGCCGCGCAATGGCTTAATGACGGGGGCCTGGTAGCCGTGCCCACCGACTCCAGTTACGCCGTCGTCGCCCGCCTGGACGACAAAAGCGCCGCCGACGGGCTGCGCCGCCTGCGCGGACTGGACGAACGCCACCACCTTACGGTCCTGTGCCGCGACCTGGCCGAAATCGGCCACTTCGCCCGCGTCGACAACAAGCAATACCGCTTGCTGAAGGCCGCGACGCCCGGCCCCTGGACCTTCATCCTCGAGGCCACCAAGGAAGTCCCGCGGCGCGTATCGCACCCTTCGCGCAAGACCATCGGCATCCGCGTGCCGGATCACGCCGTCCTCCTGGGCCTGCTGGAACAGGCGGGCTCGCCCCTGCTGTCCACGACGCTCATCCCCAAGGACGAAACCGAGGCTTTGAACGACGCCGAGGAAATCCGCGAGCGCTACGACCACGATCTGGCCGCCATTATCGATGCGGGCGCTTGCCCGCAGGCGCCCACCACGGTGATTGACCTCACGGGCGAAGAACCCGTTGTCGTGCGTCTGGGCCGCGGCGATCCCGCTACCCTCGGACTTGTCTGA
- a CDS encoding neutral zinc metallopeptidase, with protein MRLGNSRQSNNVEDRRSGGPRIGGRGTIGIGTIVLALVAMYFGVDPRVVLDMAEGPAVQQQAPATAPPANDPQAVFVSKVLGETEDVWNTIFQKELNRQYVEPKLVLFRGATPTACGTGQSAMGPFYCPGDSKVYIDLSFFDELQNRFKAPGDFAQAYVIAHEVGHHVQHLLGISDQVDQLRRRNPSQANALSVRLELQADCFAGLWAQRADAARNILEGGDVEEALAAATAIGDDRLQKQSQGYVVPDAFTHGSSAQRVRWFKRGLESGSIKQCDTFGATSL; from the coding sequence ATGCGCCTTGGAAATTCGCGCCAGAGCAACAATGTGGAAGACCGCCGTTCTGGCGGCCCGCGAATCGGGGGCCGCGGCACCATCGGCATAGGCACGATAGTACTTGCCCTTGTCGCAATGTACTTCGGTGTTGATCCCCGCGTGGTCCTGGATATGGCCGAAGGCCCGGCGGTGCAGCAGCAAGCGCCCGCGACGGCTCCCCCGGCCAACGATCCGCAGGCCGTTTTCGTGTCCAAGGTGCTGGGCGAAACCGAGGATGTGTGGAACACCATCTTCCAAAAGGAACTGAACCGCCAGTACGTCGAGCCCAAGCTGGTGCTCTTTCGCGGCGCCACGCCCACGGCTTGCGGCACCGGGCAATCGGCCATGGGGCCGTTCTACTGCCCGGGCGACAGCAAGGTCTATATAGACCTGTCGTTCTTTGACGAACTGCAGAACCGGTTCAAGGCGCCCGGCGATTTCGCGCAGGCGTATGTGATCGCACATGAAGTCGGCCATCATGTGCAGCACCTGCTGGGCATTTCGGACCAGGTGGATCAACTGCGCCGCCGGAACCCTTCGCAGGCCAATGCGCTGTCGGTGCGCCTGGAACTGCAAGCGGATTGCTTTGCCGGCCTATGGGCGCAGCGCGCGGATGCGGCGCGCAACATCCTCGAAGGCGGCGACGTCGAGGAAGCGCTGGCAGCGGCCACGGCCATCGGCGATGACCGGCTGCAGAAGCAGAGCCAGGGGTATGTCGTGCCCGATGCCTTCACGCACGGCAGCTCGGCGCAGCGCGTGCGCTGGTTCAAGCGCGGCCTGGAAAGCGGCAGCATCAAGCAGTGCGACACGTTTGGCGCGACGTCGCTCTGA
- a CDS encoding DUF1828 domain-containing protein, giving the protein MSNFLEASGWTVLPAGEFAIRAVSPMTLGLDGQHAAFFIAHPDESSFYLTDACETAMHASSFGIDVAAKRIDILNETPGVTLAHFDRSGAIVASGPNEQLQEALWDAVKLAMALSFQCAKWMPRFSQLRFRAQVGRALAEGVGVNRMVKGARAKGSSGHTADFAYAVRAAGSTALTYIEPIALKAGKKMDWTQVYQTHGKMSDVKMADARNSRMVILEDGASAEEFKKAVTILEQSATVQTLAKTRDWREVFSS; this is encoded by the coding sequence ATGAGCAATTTTCTGGAAGCCTCCGGCTGGACCGTCCTGCCGGCGGGCGAATTCGCCATCCGCGCCGTGTCGCCCATGACGCTGGGCCTTGATGGGCAGCATGCCGCCTTCTTCATCGCGCATCCCGACGAGTCGTCGTTCTACCTGACCGACGCCTGTGAGACCGCGATGCACGCGTCGAGCTTCGGCATCGACGTGGCAGCCAAGCGCATCGACATCCTGAACGAGACGCCGGGCGTCACCCTTGCCCACTTCGACCGGTCGGGCGCCATCGTGGCGTCGGGTCCGAACGAGCAGTTGCAGGAAGCGTTGTGGGACGCGGTCAAGCTGGCAATGGCGCTGTCGTTTCAATGCGCCAAGTGGATGCCGCGTTTCAGCCAACTGCGCTTCCGCGCCCAGGTGGGACGCGCGCTGGCCGAAGGCGTGGGCGTGAACCGCATGGTCAAGGGCGCGCGCGCCAAGGGCAGCAGCGGTCACACGGCGGACTTCGCGTATGCGGTGCGCGCGGCGGGCAGCACCGCCCTGACTTACATCGAACCGATTGCCTTGAAGGCCGGCAAGAAGATGGACTGGACGCAGGTCTATCAGACCCACGGCAAGATGTCGGACGTAAAGATGGCCGATGCGCGCAACTCGCGCATGGTGATTCTGGAAGACGGCGCGTCGGCCGAAGAATTCAAGAAAGCCGTGACGATTCTGGAGCAGTCCGCCACCGTGCAGACGCTGGCCAAGACTCGCGACTGGCGTGAGGTGTTTTCGTCCTAG
- a CDS encoding N-acetyltransferase, which yields MPTLALHAFRHVMSIVTELRIDVNHSPQEVDKELDAIHNRMNRPMDRLHGLPEVKTDIPGIVLRYREADGEYYMYVVDVRRGRVAGYTVFNRLIEVGRRADPYVRAPHSKYAAPYQGMGLATAVYRWALDAGLCILSGARQSVGAHRLWMGLARDYPLGFVDLRCKQLTYLGPTVSATVREDLHTRMFLLGRGWQLDDYRCATGMKLSQDALSQQALG from the coding sequence TTGCCTACGCTGGCCCTGCACGCGTTCCGTCACGTCATGTCGATCGTGACGGAACTGCGCATCGACGTTAACCATAGTCCCCAAGAGGTCGACAAGGAACTCGATGCCATCCACAACCGCATGAATCGTCCGATGGACCGTCTGCATGGATTGCCGGAGGTCAAGACCGACATCCCCGGCATCGTGCTTCGCTACCGCGAGGCCGACGGCGAGTATTACATGTATGTGGTGGACGTGCGGCGCGGCCGGGTGGCGGGCTATACGGTCTTCAACCGCCTGATCGAGGTGGGACGGCGCGCCGATCCCTATGTGCGTGCCCCGCATTCGAAATATGCGGCGCCATACCAGGGCATGGGGCTGGCGACGGCGGTGTACCGCTGGGCGCTGGATGCGGGGCTGTGCATCCTCAGCGGCGCGCGTCAATCGGTCGGCGCGCATCGCCTGTGGATGGGGCTGGCGCGCGACTATCCGCTGGGTTTCGTGGACCTGCGTTGCAAGCAGCTCACGTATCTGGGGCCGACGGTCAGTGCGACGGTGCGCGAAGACCTGCACACCCGCATGTTTCTGCTGGGCCGGGGCTGGCAGCTGGACGATTACAGGTGTGCTACAGGGATGAAACTGTCCCAGGATGCGCTTTCGCAACAGGCCCTAGGGTAA
- a CDS encoding ArsR/SmtB family transcription factor — translation MDSEFADINLSAVAGAIADPARARMLCVLLDGRARTATELAAAADIGASTASSHFQRLRDQGLVEMAVQGKHRYYRLASGEVGHALEALLVMAGAERSPFKPTTPSALRDSRTCYDHMAGTLAVRIHDAMLARHWLQPDGRDYLLTPLGEASLAQVGVDAAHARQRRRRFACACLDWSERRSHLGGALGAALLDALLARGWISKDLDSRALRITAKGERQFPAFFGLAGDQPAPQRDAHAAA, via the coding sequence ATGGATTCCGAGTTCGCCGACATCAACCTGTCCGCCGTCGCGGGCGCCATCGCCGACCCCGCGCGCGCCCGCATGCTGTGCGTGCTGCTGGACGGCCGCGCGCGCACCGCCACGGAACTGGCCGCGGCCGCCGACATCGGCGCGTCCACGGCCAGCAGCCATTTCCAGCGCCTGCGCGATCAGGGCCTGGTCGAGATGGCCGTGCAGGGCAAGCATCGCTACTACCGGCTGGCCAGCGGCGAAGTCGGCCACGCGTTGGAAGCCCTGCTGGTGATGGCCGGCGCCGAGCGCTCGCCATTCAAGCCGACCACGCCTTCCGCGCTGCGCGACAGCCGCACCTGCTACGACCACATGGCCGGCACGCTGGCCGTGCGAATCCATGACGCGATGCTGGCCCGGCACTGGTTGCAGCCGGACGGCCGCGATTACCTGCTGACGCCGCTGGGCGAGGCTTCGCTCGCGCAGGTGGGCGTGGATGCCGCTCACGCGCGTCAGCGCCGCCGCCGCTTCGCCTGCGCATGCCTCGACTGGAGCGAGCGCCGATCGCATCTGGGCGGCGCGCTGGGCGCGGCGCTGCTCGATGCGCTCTTGGCCCGCGGCTGGATCAGCAAGGATCTGGACTCGCGCGCGCTGCGCATCACGGCCAAGGGCGAACGCCAGTTTCCGGCCTTCTTCGGCCTTGCCGGCGATCAGCCCGCACCACAAAGGGACGCGCATGCAGCAGCCTGA
- a CDS encoding MFS transporter, which produces MTASPSFFGWKVLCATFVLAVFGWGVGFYGPPVFLHAVVQRTGWSVGLVSGAVTLHFLAGTLVVANLPRLYRRIGVARTTAGGAALLALGVAGWAAAQAPWQLYAAAVLSGMGWVTLGAAAVNALIAPWFVRRRPAPLGMAYNGASVGGIVFSPLWVFLIAQAGFAQAALWIGVTMVAVIAVLSHKVFKVTPQQLGQAPDGDPSGGDPSGKASSGQPLSAAPPAPALAAKLRHDRAFVTLAAGMALGLFAQIGLIAHLLSLLAPLLGAQTAGLAMGLATASAIAGRSLVGWLMPPGADRRKIACVAYAVQIAGSLVLMLAANHPWAVWAGVVLFGSGIGNATSLPPLIAQTEFAREQAARVVPLIVALSQGAYAFAPAAFGALRSLLQPSGLALPGFLLAAALLQAAAIACFAAGRGAHAKRGVR; this is translated from the coding sequence ATGACCGCCTCCCCTTCATTTTTCGGCTGGAAAGTCCTTTGCGCCACTTTCGTGCTTGCCGTTTTCGGCTGGGGCGTGGGCTTTTACGGGCCGCCGGTATTCCTGCACGCCGTCGTCCAGCGCACCGGCTGGAGCGTCGGACTGGTGTCGGGCGCGGTCACGCTGCATTTTCTGGCGGGCACGCTGGTGGTGGCCAATCTGCCGCGCTTATACCGGCGCATCGGCGTCGCCCGCACGACTGCCGGCGGCGCCGCGCTGCTGGCGCTGGGCGTGGCGGGATGGGCGGCGGCGCAGGCGCCGTGGCAGCTTTATGCCGCCGCAGTGTTAAGCGGAATGGGCTGGGTGACGCTGGGCGCCGCCGCCGTCAACGCGCTGATCGCCCCCTGGTTCGTCCGCCGGCGCCCCGCCCCCCTGGGCATGGCATACAACGGCGCCAGCGTGGGCGGCATCGTCTTTTCGCCGCTGTGGGTGTTCCTGATCGCGCAGGCCGGCTTCGCGCAGGCAGCGCTGTGGATCGGCGTGACGATGGTCGCCGTTATTGCCGTGCTGTCGCACAAGGTGTTCAAGGTCACCCCGCAGCAGCTCGGCCAGGCGCCGGACGGCGATCCGTCGGGCGGCGATCCGTCGGGCAAAGCGTCGTCCGGCCAACCTTTAAGCGCCGCGCCGCCCGCACCCGCGCTTGCGGCCAAGCTGCGCCACGACCGGGCATTCGTGACGCTGGCCGCCGGCATGGCGCTGGGGCTCTTCGCCCAGATCGGTTTGATCGCGCACCTGCTGTCGCTGCTGGCGCCGCTATTGGGCGCGCAGACGGCAGGCTTGGCGATGGGGCTGGCGACGGCCAGCGCCATCGCGGGCCGCTCGCTCGTCGGCTGGCTGATGCCGCCGGGGGCCGACCGCCGCAAGATCGCCTGCGTGGCGTATGCCGTGCAGATTGCCGGGTCGCTGGTGCTGATGCTGGCCGCCAACCACCCGTGGGCGGTGTGGGCGGGCGTCGTGCTGTTCGGGTCGGGTATCGGCAACGCCACGTCGCTGCCGCCCCTGATCGCGCAGACGGAATTCGCCCGCGAGCAGGCGGCGCGCGTGGTGCCGCTGATCGTCGCGCTGTCGCAAGGCGCTTACGCCTTTGCGCCCGCAGCATTCGGCGCGCTGCGTTCACTGCTGCAGCCGTCCGGGTTGGCGCTGCCCGGCTTTCTGTTGGCGGCTGCCCTGCTGCAAGCCGCCGCCATCGCGTGCTTTGCGGCCGGCCGTGGCGCGCACGCGAAGCGCGGCGTGCGCTGA
- a CDS encoding FMN-binding negative transcriptional regulator has translation MYLPSAFREDSLDIQHEFIRAHPLGVVFTSGEGGLMANHIPCLLYPDGPHGVLRLHVARANPQLAELAAGRECLVAFHGAQAYITPSWYATKAETHKVVPTWNFVAVHVWGTPVIQDDPAWLRAQLEALTNSQEKARVQPWRVDEAPADFIAAQMRAIVGIEIPIARIEGKWKVSQNRNAADREGVAEGLVSERGDAVMAGLVARRGGNA, from the coding sequence ATGTATCTGCCGTCCGCCTTCCGCGAAGATTCGCTGGACATCCAGCACGAGTTCATCCGCGCCCACCCGCTAGGGGTCGTCTTCACCAGCGGAGAGGGCGGGCTGATGGCCAATCACATCCCCTGTCTGCTCTATCCCGACGGCCCGCACGGCGTCCTGCGCCTGCACGTGGCGCGCGCCAACCCGCAGCTTGCCGAGCTGGCCGCGGGGCGCGAATGTCTGGTGGCCTTTCATGGCGCGCAGGCCTACATCACGCCGTCCTGGTATGCGACCAAGGCGGAAACGCACAAGGTCGTGCCGACCTGGAACTTCGTGGCCGTGCACGTGTGGGGCACGCCGGTGATCCAGGACGATCCGGCCTGGCTGCGCGCCCAGCTCGAGGCGCTGACCAACAGCCAGGAGAAAGCGCGCGTCCAGCCGTGGCGCGTGGACGAGGCGCCGGCCGACTTCATTGCGGCGCAGATGCGCGCCATTGTCGGCATCGAGATTCCCATTGCGCGCATCGAAGGCAAGTGGAAGGTCAGCCAGAACCGCAACGCGGCGGATCGCGAGGGCGTGGCCGAAGGCCTGGTCAGCGAACGCGGCGATGCGGTCATGGCCGGTCTGGTCGCACGGCGCGGCGGCAACGCCTGA